A genome region from Sphingobium sp. WTD-1 includes the following:
- a CDS encoding class I adenylate-forming enzyme family protein, whose product MSAPLSLVHGPPLAQEPGQGAQTIPAYLDAVRARHGARDAVVMRTADRRICWSYDELHARSVAVARALIAAGLGKDGRVGVLMANRPEYLASVFGIAMAGGVTVALSSFSSAEELSHLIQASAIGILLFDTRVMKKDFAAMLAGIDKGPFLHRLVQLDSVTDADPPAPGYEGWDAFLASGAAVPDAQVAQRAATVTPSDHGGIFFSSGTTSLPKGIVHAQRAFCIQWWRWPRVFAMREPVVSWTGNGLFWSGNISLVIGTALSTGGTAVLQPVFDAAAALDVIEQERVTFLTGRPHQWARVQAADNWSSADLSSLKYVTKGELIGEHPTVDTDWTTPMAFGTTETMTICTAFDADTSDAEYGGSAGAPLPGNSLKIVDPLTRAILPLGQAGEMCIKGPTLMSGYLGKAPEECFDAEGYYRTGDGGRVDEQGRFFWEGRLTDMIKTGGANVAPEEVDAAIATFPGVKRSQTVGVPDELLGEMVVACIVPVDGARVTESDLIAHLKARMASFKVPRRVLLLDEADFALTGNEKAKAADIRAVAVARLSHP is encoded by the coding sequence TTGAGCGCGCCGCTTTCGCTGGTTCATGGCCCCCCGCTGGCGCAGGAGCCGGGGCAGGGCGCGCAGACCATCCCCGCCTATCTCGACGCGGTGCGGGCGCGGCACGGCGCGCGCGATGCGGTGGTGATGCGCACGGCGGATCGGCGCATCTGCTGGAGCTATGACGAACTCCATGCCCGGTCCGTGGCGGTGGCGAGGGCGCTGATCGCGGCCGGTCTCGGCAAGGACGGCCGGGTCGGCGTGCTGATGGCGAATCGACCCGAATATCTCGCCAGCGTCTTCGGCATCGCCATGGCGGGTGGCGTCACCGTGGCGCTCAGCAGCTTTTCGAGCGCGGAGGAACTGAGCCATCTGATCCAGGCCTCGGCGATCGGCATCCTCCTCTTCGACACGCGGGTGATGAAGAAGGATTTTGCCGCCATGCTGGCCGGCATCGACAAGGGGCCGTTTCTCCATCGGCTGGTGCAACTCGACAGCGTCACCGATGCCGATCCGCCCGCGCCGGGCTATGAAGGCTGGGACGCTTTCCTGGCCAGCGGCGCGGCGGTGCCCGATGCGCAGGTGGCGCAGCGCGCTGCGACCGTCACTCCGTCCGACCATGGCGGCATTTTCTTTTCGTCCGGCACGACCAGCCTGCCCAAGGGCATCGTCCATGCCCAGCGCGCCTTCTGCATCCAGTGGTGGCGCTGGCCGCGCGTCTTCGCGATGCGCGAACCGGTGGTGAGCTGGACCGGCAACGGCCTGTTCTGGTCGGGCAATATCAGCCTGGTGATCGGCACTGCGCTGTCGACCGGCGGCACCGCCGTGCTGCAACCGGTGTTCGACGCCGCCGCCGCGCTCGACGTGATCGAGCAGGAGCGCGTCACCTTCCTCACCGGCCGGCCGCACCAATGGGCGCGGGTGCAGGCGGCGGACAATTGGTCCAGCGCGGACCTTTCCAGCCTCAAATATGTGACCAAGGGCGAGCTGATCGGCGAACATCCCACGGTCGACACCGACTGGACCACGCCCATGGCCTTCGGCACGACCGAGACGATGACGATCTGCACGGCGTTCGATGCGGACACGTCCGACGCGGAGTATGGCGGCAGCGCCGGCGCGCCGCTGCCGGGCAACAGCCTGAAGATCGTCGATCCGCTGACCCGCGCGATCTTGCCGCTGGGGCAGGCGGGGGAGATGTGCATCAAGGGGCCGACCCTGATGTCGGGCTATCTGGGCAAGGCGCCGGAAGAGTGTTTCGACGCGGAGGGCTATTACCGCACCGGCGACGGCGGACGGGTGGACGAACAGGGGCGCTTCTTCTGGGAAGGGCGCCTGACAGACATGATCAAGACCGGTGGCGCCAATGTCGCGCCGGAGGAAGTGGACGCGGCGATCGCCACCTTCCCCGGCGTCAAGCGCAGCCAGACCGTCGGCGTGCCCGACGAGTTGCTGGGCGAGATGGTGGTCGCCTGCATCGTTCCGGTCGATGGTGCGCGGGTGACGGAAAGCGATCTGATCGCCCATCTCAAGGCGCGCATGGCCAGCTTCAAGGTGCCGCGTCGGGTGCTGTTGCTGGACGAGGCCGATTTCGCCCTGACCGGCAATGAGAAGGCCAAGGCCGCCGATATTCGCGCGGTCGCGGTGGCGCGGCTCAGCCATCCATAG
- a CDS encoding MaoC family dehydratase N-terminal domain-containing protein, with protein sequence MADMDVQDSKLTLDTSDVDQWVGKPVIFAEMWDACNATDIRRWVQAMDYPNPIHWDEQFARASRFGGIVAPQSFTVAMDYGHGCHPACVGKVPGTHLIFAGEEWWFYGTPVRPGDKLVQSRRFDGYSIADTGFAGPTMFARGDTIHRNQHGALVAKEQATAIRYLVEEANRRGVYAKEKRSPRRWTKAELAEIHKARHDWILSNRDGHSPAYGDVKVGDRLPRRVIGPHSVVSFANECRAHRQNIWGTWRWNAPEGIHDPATEDAGFGADMSYDHEARKIDPRMGDGLYHGPSSGHINAEKAENVGMGGAYGYGASMNAWHLDTVAYWAGHGGYVWHSKTQFRSPAFEGDVTWVDGEVVEKIDRSPFGMPVVKVRTTMTTQDGEEILKGTAQVELPY encoded by the coding sequence ATGGCCGATATGGATGTGCAGGACAGCAAGCTGACGCTGGATACTAGCGATGTCGACCAGTGGGTCGGCAAGCCGGTGATCTTCGCCGAGATGTGGGACGCCTGCAATGCGACCGACATTCGCCGCTGGGTGCAGGCGATGGACTATCCCAATCCGATTCATTGGGACGAGCAATTTGCCCGCGCCTCCCGCTTCGGCGGCATCGTCGCGCCGCAGAGCTTCACCGTGGCGATGGACTATGGCCATGGTTGCCACCCGGCCTGTGTGGGCAAGGTGCCGGGCACCCACCTGATCTTCGCGGGCGAGGAATGGTGGTTTTATGGCACCCCGGTCCGCCCCGGCGACAAGCTGGTGCAGAGCCGCCGCTTCGACGGCTATTCGATTGCCGACACCGGCTTTGCCGGCCCGACCATGTTCGCGCGCGGCGACACGATCCACCGCAACCAGCATGGGGCGCTGGTGGCCAAGGAACAGGCGACCGCGATCCGCTATCTGGTGGAGGAAGCCAATCGGCGCGGCGTCTATGCCAAGGAGAAGCGCAGCCCCCGGCGCTGGACCAAGGCGGAACTGGCGGAGATTCACAAGGCGCGCCACGACTGGATCCTGTCCAACCGCGACGGCCATTCGCCTGCCTATGGCGATGTCAAGGTCGGCGACCGGCTGCCGCGCCGGGTGATCGGCCCGCATTCGGTGGTCAGCTTCGCCAATGAATGCCGCGCCCATCGCCAGAATATCTGGGGGACTTGGCGCTGGAACGCGCCCGAGGGCATCCATGATCCGGCGACCGAGGATGCCGGCTTCGGCGCCGACATGAGCTATGACCATGAGGCGCGCAAGATCGACCCGCGCATGGGCGACGGTCTCTATCACGGCCCGTCATCGGGCCATATCAATGCCGAAAAGGCGGAGAATGTCGGCATGGGCGGCGCCTATGGCTATGGCGCGTCGATGAATGCCTGGCACCTCGACACGGTCGCCTATTGGGCCGGCCATGGCGGTTATGTCTGGCACAGCAAGACCCAGTTCCGTTCCCCCGCGTTCGAGGGTGACGTCACCTGGGTCGATGGCGAAGTGGTGGAAAAGATCGACCGTTCCCCCTTCGGCATGCCGGTGGTCAAGGTCCGCACCACGATGACCACTCAGGATGGCGAGGAGATATTGAAGGGCACGGCCCAGGTGGAGTTGCCCTATTGA